Proteins encoded together in one Peribacillus asahii window:
- a CDS encoding bifunctional metallophosphatase/5'-nucleotidase: protein MSILHRVSFGFLLLFFILGTTDGSIASLHPSIAADYTHIQLLGLNDFHGQLDKYQDLSGNKVGGAEYLAAYLKKYKQENEHTLLVHSGDMVGGSPPISSLHQNEPTIEYLNLLNIDVGTPGNHEFDEGVHEMQRLINGEAGAFSGSTTSYCSANIINKKTGNLLFPPYIIKQINGINIGFIGVVTTETTKFLLPEYKEEIEVIDEVQAINQTAEVLKKKGITSIVVLAHISAKSDKTGGNPHEDLAKMAPQMDDEVDVIFGGHNHAYANTIVDNKLIVQAYSYGKAFSEVKLTINRHTKEIIHKEATIIPTVHHKIKPDQETLTLLKKYKKRIAPYMNKIIGKAPKEITRKQNGNGESPLAKIIAESGRNILGTDIAFYHHGGIRASLNEGIITKEDLYTTLPFHHRFVKITLTGEQIKTALEQQWTKDEENRLQAVGLTYTWNNTAPVGSRIITLKDIHGKEIQSKRAYTIAISNYLASGGDGFTAFTKGKLVEDGPLAVDALASYLQQRYPAEVAKH from the coding sequence TTGTCAATACTTCATAGAGTATCATTTGGGTTCTTGCTGTTATTCTTCATTTTAGGAACGACCGATGGTTCAATAGCTTCACTCCATCCGTCTATAGCCGCTGACTATACACACATTCAATTATTAGGATTGAATGATTTTCATGGCCAACTGGATAAATACCAAGATCTATCAGGAAATAAAGTAGGAGGCGCTGAATATTTAGCTGCCTATTTAAAAAAGTACAAACAAGAAAACGAACATACCCTCCTTGTTCATTCCGGTGATATGGTCGGCGGAAGCCCTCCTATATCCTCTTTACACCAAAATGAACCAACGATTGAATATCTAAACCTTCTAAACATTGATGTCGGAACACCTGGAAATCATGAATTTGATGAAGGGGTTCATGAAATGCAGCGGTTGATTAATGGAGAGGCAGGCGCTTTCTCAGGTTCAACTACCTCTTATTGTTCCGCTAATATAATCAATAAAAAAACGGGGAATCTATTGTTTCCTCCATATATAATCAAACAAATCAATGGGATAAATATTGGTTTTATCGGTGTAGTGACAACCGAAACGACGAAGTTTCTACTCCCGGAATACAAAGAAGAAATCGAAGTGATTGATGAGGTTCAAGCTATCAATCAAACAGCAGAAGTATTAAAGAAAAAAGGAATAACCTCCATTGTAGTGCTCGCCCATATCTCAGCTAAATCGGATAAGACAGGAGGAAATCCTCATGAAGATTTAGCCAAGATGGCTCCACAAATGGATGATGAAGTCGATGTAATATTCGGCGGTCATAATCATGCATACGCAAATACGATCGTAGACAATAAACTAATCGTTCAAGCTTACTCTTATGGAAAAGCTTTTTCAGAAGTAAAACTCACCATTAACCGTCACACAAAAGAGATTATTCACAAAGAAGCAACGATTATCCCCACTGTTCATCATAAAATCAAACCTGATCAAGAAACACTCACACTTTTAAAAAAATATAAAAAACGTATAGCCCCTTATATGAATAAAATAATAGGTAAAGCACCAAAAGAAATAACGAGGAAACAAAACGGCAACGGTGAATCTCCTTTGGCCAAAATAATCGCAGAATCTGGGCGTAACATATTGGGGACCGATATTGCTTTTTATCACCACGGCGGAATTCGAGCAAGCTTAAACGAAGGAATCATTACGAAAGAAGACCTTTATACTACCTTACCTTTTCATCATCGCTTCGTGAAGATTACCTTAACTGGAGAACAAATAAAAACAGCTTTAGAACAACAGTGGACTAAAGATGAGGAGAATAGATTGCAAGCTGTAGGATTAACTTATACTTGGAATAATACTGCCCCTGTCGGCAGCCGTATTATCACATTAAAAGACATTCATGGTAAGGAAATTCAATCCAAAAGGGCATATACGATTGCCATTAGCAATTATCTCGCTTCAGGTGGAGATGGCTTCACCGCCTTTACAAAAGGAAAACTAGTCGAAGATGGCCCATTAGCTGTAGATGCACTTGCGAGTTATTTACAACAGAGGTACCCTGCTGAAGTAGCCAAACACTAA
- a CDS encoding Ger(x)C family spore germination protein yields MDKVYRSISIFCLLFLVTGCWDQNEIEERGFVIGTAIDMVKGKTDDSVGEMSEEERKEKYKLTYQFVVPGNFIGGGSGGGQSGGGASEGKPFLNLTAEGTSIHQITRKMAAETSRKPYLEHINLIVLSEELARKGYLKDAMDFFVRDHEMRRVAKVMVAEGEARKVLEINPQHEKMPVLFIDSLSENIVKHGTSLPPINIGDVHSYLLKGNSFVIPRIVIKDNKGIILGAAMFNSQNQEMIGTLNESETLGLNFITEKVESAVLEFLMNGQLVAFEIKGAKSKIEADVSDKDQIKFTVKINVDGNVGEVYGDVALKNRSVLSEIEEKTAKEIERIINGAIDKVQKKYKADVFELGAYLKQEHYKTWKQVNKEWDKGENYFSKSVVDVQVRVDVRQIGASIKMVK; encoded by the coding sequence ATGGATAAGGTATATAGAAGTATCTCGATTTTTTGTCTACTCTTTTTGGTGACGGGGTGTTGGGATCAAAATGAAATCGAAGAAAGAGGGTTTGTGATTGGTACAGCCATTGATATGGTTAAAGGGAAAACGGATGATTCTGTCGGGGAGATGTCTGAGGAAGAGCGGAAGGAAAAGTATAAGTTAACCTATCAATTTGTTGTGCCGGGAAATTTTATTGGAGGTGGTAGCGGAGGCGGTCAATCGGGCGGAGGGGCATCAGAAGGAAAACCATTCTTAAATCTTACAGCAGAAGGAACATCCATTCATCAAATTACTAGAAAGATGGCTGCTGAGACCAGTCGTAAACCATATCTGGAACATATTAATTTAATTGTTCTGTCAGAGGAACTTGCAAGAAAAGGGTATCTTAAGGATGCTATGGATTTTTTTGTGCGTGACCATGAAATGAGGAGAGTAGCAAAAGTGATGGTGGCCGAGGGGGAAGCGAGAAAGGTTTTGGAAATTAATCCGCAACATGAAAAAATGCCGGTTTTGTTTATTGATTCACTAAGTGAAAATATAGTAAAACATGGTACTTCTCTACCACCTATAAATATTGGTGATGTTCATAGTTACTTATTAAAGGGAAATAGTTTTGTTATACCGAGAATTGTTATTAAGGACAATAAAGGAATCATTTTGGGAGCCGCTATGTTTAACTCTCAAAATCAAGAAATGATTGGCACTCTTAATGAAAGTGAAACACTAGGGCTTAATTTTATTACAGAAAAGGTTGAGAGTGCCGTACTTGAATTTTTGATGAATGGCCAACTTGTTGCTTTTGAAATTAAAGGTGCTAAAAGTAAAATCGAGGCTGATGTTTCTGACAAAGATCAAATTAAATTTACAGTGAAAATTAATGTGGACGGCAATGTGGGGGAAGTGTACGGAGACGTAGCTTTAAAAAATCGATCGGTATTATCTGAAATCGAAGAAAAAACCGCTAAGGAAATAGAACGTATCATTAATGGTGCTATTGATAAAGTACAAAAAAAGTACAAGGCTGATGTCTTTGAATTAGGAGCTTATTTAAAGCAAGAACATTATAAGACATGGAAACAAGTAAATAAAGAATGGGATAAGGGAGAGAATTATTTTTCAAAAAGTGTGGTTGACGTTCAAGTAAGGGTTGACGTAAGGCAAATTGGAGCGTCCATTAAAATGGTGAAATAG
- a CDS encoding RCC1 domain-containing protein yields the protein MKKKSLLVFIICMFAFLMLLPSLKVQAAEDLTYWSEETQEVYEPLLPYTLEWSGDVLKNGGFDLDSARITTDKTIADFVINQYGDIGARKIAELPKQPLDEPLNIADVSFPTDGLGYPLTSLKVKSGSTYLIQLDSGDFAKVHINEASSSKVNFTFVVQTDTLPDEDPTLPDEEVSVVDLISSQSSVSMDVGQSKSVSLTAKYSNNSKKTVTNAAKWKSEKTSIASVTKGKIKGVSAGQTTISAEYEGITVKVKVSVKSKSVKPIKGIAGTAVAAGDSHTLVLKKNGTVWSFGKNQTGQLGNGNTKNQYTPVQVKGLKNVKDIAAGYNFSLALKKDGTVWMWGNPFASVSNPRSTPYQIKSLKNVVDIAAGEEHMIALKKDGTVWVWGNNSYGQGGIGKTSPATITNPVKVTKLSKVTAIAGGRYHTLAVKSDGTIWTWGNNERNQIGDGKTGSSLMKNVLVPYQVKSLTKVKSVSGGTYYSLAVKSDGTVWSWGFNDASQLGIVKTSAYQNKPAKVLGEDGEGYLSQIKQADGGYRHTLAVANDGSLYTWGENTYGKLGIGTETSIYDVWSDGANSAVPVKVALTKVIQAEAGSEHTVAITSDGTVWSWGSNDYGQLGVGKKYSKKKVPAKVLRAN from the coding sequence TTGAAGAAAAAGAGTTTGCTAGTTTTTATTATTTGTATGTTTGCTTTTCTCATGTTACTTCCGTCATTAAAGGTTCAAGCTGCCGAAGATCTTACTTATTGGTCTGAAGAAACACAGGAAGTGTATGAACCTCTACTTCCCTATACATTAGAATGGAGTGGGGATGTATTAAAAAATGGAGGGTTTGATTTAGATTCAGCTCGTATAACAACTGATAAAACGATCGCCGACTTTGTCATTAATCAGTATGGAGATATAGGGGCGAGAAAGATTGCTGAACTGCCTAAACAACCCTTAGATGAACCGCTAAATATAGCGGATGTGTCATTTCCAACAGATGGATTGGGCTACCCGTTAACAAGCCTAAAAGTAAAATCAGGCAGTACATATTTGATTCAATTGGATAGTGGGGATTTTGCGAAAGTGCATATTAATGAAGCTTCATCTTCAAAAGTTAATTTTACCTTTGTCGTTCAAACAGATACATTACCGGATGAAGATCCGACACTGCCTGATGAAGAGGTAAGCGTGGTTGACTTAATCTCTTCACAATCATCTGTATCCATGGATGTCGGTCAATCAAAATCTGTTTCACTTACAGCAAAATACTCTAATAATAGCAAGAAAACAGTTACAAATGCTGCTAAATGGAAGTCAGAAAAAACCTCCATTGCGAGTGTAACAAAAGGGAAAATAAAAGGAGTTTCTGCTGGGCAAACAACGATTTCAGCAGAATATGAGGGAATAACGGTAAAAGTCAAAGTAAGTGTAAAGAGTAAATCAGTAAAACCAATTAAAGGAATAGCTGGGACAGCTGTTGCAGCAGGTGACAGTCATACACTTGTGCTTAAAAAGAATGGAACTGTATGGAGTTTTGGTAAAAACCAAACAGGACAATTAGGGAATGGGAACACAAAGAATCAATATACTCCTGTTCAGGTGAAGGGTCTTAAAAATGTAAAAGATATTGCAGCCGGATATAATTTTTCTTTAGCTTTAAAAAAGGACGGAACGGTTTGGATGTGGGGGAATCCGTTTGCCAGTGTGTCTAATCCAAGATCTACACCGTATCAAATTAAATCGCTCAAAAATGTGGTAGACATCGCAGCCGGTGAAGAGCATATGATTGCCTTAAAAAAAGATGGCACTGTATGGGTATGGGGAAATAACTCATATGGTCAAGGTGGAATTGGCAAGACTTCTCCAGCAACGATTACAAATCCTGTTAAAGTAACAAAGCTTAGTAAGGTAACAGCGATTGCAGGTGGGCGTTATCATACACTTGCAGTAAAGAGCGATGGGACGATTTGGACGTGGGGGAATAATGAACGGAATCAAATTGGAGATGGAAAAACAGGATCTAGCTTAATGAAAAATGTTTTAGTACCATATCAAGTTAAATCATTAACGAAAGTGAAATCCGTATCTGGAGGTACTTATTATAGTCTTGCTGTGAAATCAGATGGAACGGTATGGTCGTGGGGCTTTAATGATGCTAGCCAATTAGGGATTGTTAAAACAAGTGCTTATCAAAATAAGCCAGCTAAAGTTCTAGGAGAAGATGGTGAAGGTTATTTGAGTCAAATCAAACAAGCTGACGGCGGATATAGACATACACTTGCAGTTGCTAACGATGGAAGCTTATATACATGGGGAGAAAACACATACGGAAAGCTGGGCATCGGTACCGAAACTTCAATTTATGATGTATGGTCAGATGGCGCCAATTCAGCCGTACCGGTAAAAGTAGCGCTGACTAAAGTGATTCAAGCAGAAGCAGGATCTGAGCATACAGTCGCGATAACCTCAGATGGAACAGTATGGTCGTGGGGTTCTAATGATTATGGGCAATTAGGTGTTGGAAAAAAATACAGTAAAAAGAAAGTACCTGCTAAAGTATTACGTGCTAATTAA